DNA from Alphaproteobacteria bacterium SS10:
CGGGTTTTGACGGCCGATGAGGTTAGCTTTGACCGGGATGAGAACCTCGCGATTGCCAATGGCAACGTCACCCTGACCCAAGAGGACGGGAATGTCCTGTTTGCGGATCAGTTTGAGGTGACTGGGGATCTTCGTGAGGGCTTTGCCGAACGTCTTCGGGTTCTGCTGGATGATGATAGCCGCCTCGCCGCCGTATCGGGTGAGCGGGTCGAAGGCAACGTCACGGTCCTAAACCGCGCCGTCTATTCACCCTGTCATCTTTGTGAGGATGATCCAGAGGCGCCGCCGCTGTGGCAGATCAAGGCCGACCGTGTTGTTCATGATGAGACGGCGAAGGATGTTATCTACCGCGATGCGACGGTTGAGTTCTTCGGCGTGCCGGTGTTCTACACCCCCTACTTCGCCCATGCGGATCCGACGGTTTTTCAGCGCACTGGCCTGTTGAGCATTACCGGTGGTAGCGACAGCGATCTCGGCACCTTCGCCAGCGGCGAATACTACGTTGCCATTGATCGCAGCACCGATGTCACCCTGAACACAACGATTACAACAGATCAGGGCGCCCTGCTCGGTGCCGAGTTCCGCAAGCGCTGGAGCTTTGGCGACCTATACCTCGATGGCAGCATCTCAGATTCTGACCGGGAAGAAGGTGTCGGCGCGGCACGTCGGGAGATCGACGATGATTTCCGTGGCCACTTGTTCGGTACCAGCCGCTTTGACCTAACCGAGAATTGGCGCGCAGGTATGGACCTGCAGCTGACCTCGGATGACAGCTATCGGCGTGAGTTCAATATCTCCAGCGAGGACATCCTGGAGAACCGCCTCTATGCCGAGAACTTCCATCGCCGAAACTATGCGGCGATTGAGGCGTTCTATTTCGAGGATATCCGCCAAAACATCCCAGAGGATGAGCCAATTGTGGCGCCGCAGGCCGAATGGAGCCTGATCGGTGATCCAAACGGTTTGATGGGTGGCCGTTGGGCCATGGATTTTGGCCTTCGCACAATTACCCGCGCCGATGGGCCTGATAACACCCGCATCTCAGGCGAGGCTGGCTGGCAGCGTCGCTTTATCTCAAACACCGGTTTGGTGGCTGATCTGGATTTAAGCCTGCGCTCAGACATGTTCTTCAGCAATGATCTGTTGAGCGACCCAACCGCGTCCGCGAATGAAGATAACGAGACTGACGGCCGTATCCTGCCGCAGGCGAGCCTGATGATCGGCTATCCGATGGTGCGGGAGGCCTGGGGCTTCACCCAAACCATTGAGCCCATGGCAGCGGTCATCGCCTCACCCGATATCGATGACGATCAAACCGATATCCCGAATGAAGACAGCACGACGGTTGAGTTCGACTTCTCAAACCTGTTCCGGGATAACCGCTTCCCCGGTGATGACCGGTTAGAGAGCGGCACCCGCGTGATCTATGGCGCGAAGTTCTCAGCCCAGAACCAGAATGGCCAGGGCCAGCTATTCCTGGGCCAATCGCACCGGTTTAATAATGAGAGCATCCTGCCGGAGGATTCCGGGCTTGAGGATCGCACCTCAGACATCGTCGGTGGCCTCCGTGTTGCTGCGCCTGGCTACGCCGATGTGAACTATCTATTCCGCTTTGATGACAATGACTTCGGCGCAGGACGTCATGAGGTTACCTTCGCTGCTGGCCAGCCCATCATGCGGGTTGCGGGCTCCTATCTCTTCACCGAGGGGATTGAGGGCACGGATACCGAAGATGATCGCCAGCAACTGTTCTTGAGCGCCCGATCCAGAATGAATGACAACTGGTCCGCTGGTGCGTTCCACCGCCGTGACTTGGGCGATGAGTCTGGTTCACTGCAAACCGGCTTCCAGCTCACCTATCAGGATGAGTGCTTCCTGTTCTCTGTTCAGGCGAGCCGTGATTTCACCCAACGTGACGGTATCGAGGAAGGCGACACGATCTTCTTCCGCTTTGCGCTGAAAAACCTGGGTGAGTTCGTAACCCCAAGCTTCGGTCTCGACTTCCTGCGCGACGATCCTTAGGCTTCGCCAGATCAGACACAGGCGCTATTGCGATAGCCGCATAGCTTGCCCCACCCTTTGCCCCAACACGGATTCAAAACCAGCCGGTGATCATCCTCGATCAATCGATACATATCGCCATGGTGGTGGTGATCTTACTTCTGGTGATGGGTGCCTTCGCCTGGGAGAAGTATCCGCTTGAGCTTGTGGCACTGACCACGATCGCGCTGTTGCTTGTCCTCTATCAGGTTTTTCCGGTTCCTGGACCAGATGGGCAGAACCAGCTTGATGCCACCACCCTACTCTCGGGCTTTGCCAACCCGTCGCTAGTCGCGGTGATTGCCCTCCTGATCATCGGTCAGGGGTTGGTCCAGACCAATGCCCTAACACCGGCAGTCAGGTTGATGGAGGGAACGGCCAGGAATGCCCCCGTCCTTGGGATCATCATCGCCCTTTTAGCTGTCCTGACCATCAGTGGCATGCTGAACAACACGCCCCTGGTCATTATCTTTATTCCGATTATGCAGACCCTGGCCGTTGAGGCGCGCCGCCCCTTAGGCGAGGTCATGATGCCACTAAGCTATGCGGCCATTCTGGGCGGCATGACGACCGTGGTGGGATCATCCACCAACCTACTTGTCTCTAGTGCCCTCACTGATCTGGGTTTTGAACCGCTCGGCTTCTTTGAGTTCTTTTGGCCGGGCATCACCCTCGCGGCTGTCGGCTTTGTCTACGTTCTGCTGATCCTACCGCGTCTCTTGCCAGACCGTGGCACCCTACTCGCTGAGTTTGCGGGGTCTGGTAAGCAATTCATCGCAGAGCTCACCGTGCCTGAAGAGAGCGCACTAATCGGCACCAAGGTCAGCGGCGGCAAGCTCGAGAAGCTGCCCAACATCAACCTCCGCCAGGTTCACCGCGGCATGGTGATGATTGGTGCACCGTTTGAGAGTTATGAGGTTAAGGCTGGCGATATCCTTATCGTGGCCGCAACCCGCGCCGCACTATCCGAGCTGTTATCCGGTAATGCGGGCGGCCTGCTAATGCCGGAATCCCCAGCTACCGTTCATGATGAAGTCAGCGTTCAGGTCACCGAAGACGCCGTCGATGATGAAGCAACCGCCAGTGATACAAGCGAGAAGCTAAAGCGGATGGGGCCGGAGCGTATCCTGGCCGAGGTTATGATCGCCCCAGCGTCGCGCCTGGCGGATCGCACCATTGATCAGCTGACCTCCAATGAGCGGTTTGGCGGGGTTGTCCTGGGTGTTCAGCGACGTGCCCGCATGGTCCGTGGCCGCCTATCTGAAACGCGCCTGCAGGCCGGTGATGTGCTGCTGATTATGGGCAATCGCGAGCTGATGAAGTCGCTGGAACCCAACCCAGACCTGTTGGTACTGGCGCGCTCCCTTCGCGATATGCCGATCCCAGGCCGGGCACCCCATGCCATCTCAGTCTTTATCGCGACAGTTGCCCTGACTGCACTTGAGATCTTGCCTATTGCCGTTGCGGCCATTGTAGGCGTGACCGCGATGATTGCGCTGGGCTGCCTGAACGTTCGTCAGGCCGTTCGGTCAATTGATCGGAAGATTGTGCTGCTGGTCGCGGCCTCCCTCGCCCTTGGTGCAGCCATGCAGTTCACTGGTGCGGCAGAGTTTCTGGCCCGGAAGTTCTTTATCCTATCGGGTGAGCCAGGCCCGGCCATGACGGCCAGCTTACTGTTCCTGATCGTTGCCATTGCCACCAATCTGTTGAGCAACAACGCCTGTGCGGTTCTGTTTACCCCGATTGCCGTTAGCCTGGCGCAGAGCCTTGGCATCCCACCGATCACCTTTGCCATCACGGTTGTCTTGGCCGCCAACTGCTCATTCGCCAGCCCGATAGGCTATCAGACCAACCTCTTAGTGATGGGCCCAGGCAACTATCGCTTCATCGACTACGCCCGTGGTGGGGCGCCGCTGGTTGTCCTGCTTTGGTTGGTTTATTCAATGATGACGCCAATGCTGATCCCGGCAGTGGCCCCGTAATCGACAACCGTAACCACTGAAGCCTCGCCACGATGACCGGCCTCTTTGAAACTCGCCGCCAACAGGCCCGCCGCCAGAAACGGCGCCGGTTCTATATCACCCTCGCCCTGACCCTAATTGGTGGTGCGGCAGCGGGTGGTTTCTATTTTGGCCGGGAAAGCGTGATTTCAAAAGATGCCGATCTCTACGCCCAGATCGCCGAGCTGGAGTCCGTTCGGGATGGCCTGAATGAAGGCCTGCGGATCATGCAGGTGGAGATTGACCGAACCACCGCTGAGAAAGGCTTGGTCGAAGAGCTCTATAACCAAGACGTGCCACCACCAGCCTTGCGGCCTCTCGTCGGGCAATTGAAGGACCGTATTGATGATGGCATGGCGGTTGATCGCCTGGCCTTTGTCTTGGAAAACCTCTCCGCCGTCGATCGGTGTAAGCGGATTGAGGTGAAGCGGTTCCGCCCAACAACCCGCCTAACCCCACAGCAGGGCGTGGATGACCGCGTTAGCTTTGCCCTGGGGGCGGTTCAGATCACGGCGACGGGTCAACCAGCAGATGATGAATTGGGCAATCCAGTCGCTTGGTACAACCCAGCGGAGCGAGTAACCGTGGAGTTCACGCTAGTTGATGGCCGGATTGTTGAGACCGATGGCGCGTTGCCAATCAACGACCGCATCGTCATCGGCGATCGGGAGCATCGCTTCATCTTCAGCGAGGGGCCACGCAGCTTCCTACTCGCGACCCACCAGTCCTGCGAGTTTCCGTAAGAAGCAAGAGCTGAGGGCTTACTTCTTTACCCAGCTGCCGTCTTGCGCCTGGACGAAGGTGCCGCGTGGCACGTTTTCGTAAATCTTACGACCGGCGATAGCCTGAACCTGGGATAGCGGCGTCTGCTCAACCCGTGAGATGTTTTGGTATGCCGCGAGACGATCAACATTGATCTTCTGGACCAGCTGAATAACGGCCGGATCATTCACAATCGCGCCAATCAAACCATTTGGCAGCTCACCAACCAAACCTTGTGACCGGGCCACATCCAAGCTCAGCTGTTGGGCCAAAGCGGGACCAGAAACAGCGGTGGCGGCCATCAGACCAGCAGCGATGGCGGTGAAAGCAGCACGGCGGCTAAAAACACGGTTAAGCATCAGAAGATATCCGGGTTTTGTTCAAACAAATCATCGACTTCACGTTCGATTCTAACACGAACCTCTTGCTCAATCTTCACATTCAGATTGATTTCGATGGGTTCGTCTGGCGCCTCAACCCTCACGGTTGGTTGGCACGCGGCAACAACTACTACCAAGACCAGGCCAAGGCCCAATCGGCTAGCGCTGTTGAAGACGTTCCACCAAACGGTCGGGGATGGCAAGCGCATCCAGGCTGCGGCGGGCGATAGCATCGAGCGTTCCACTGAGATTAATGTTCAGATTGATCGGATACCCGTCATAAATGTCAGGATTACGACCGGCAAGCCGAAGATTTGCCATCTGTTCGCCACCAAGTGCCCCCTCAAGGGCCACATCCAGGCTGTCATAGTGGAAATTCTCCAGCACATCGAAGGCAAGCGCTGCCTGTTCAGCCGTTGCGCCTAATGGCACATCGCTCTTGTAGCTGAGAATGCCATTCGAAGAATTGAACGCGCCCTCTCTAAGGGTGATGCCATTCTCACCCGATTGGATGATCACATCGCCGGTTAATTGCCCTTGCAACGATGTCGAGTCAGTACCCAGCACCTGTTCAGCCTTATCCAGGTTAAGCCCGTCCACTCGAAGCGTGGTCTCAATCTGGTCATTGAAATCCAAGCGGTAGTCCAAGGGCTCTATGAGTATCCGCCCCCCGAACAGATCGAAATCGGCGCCATCAAACCGGAAGCGGCTTGGTTCTAGTTTTCCCTGCAGTGAGAAATCAGAGGCAACGATCCCTTCACCCAGCTGCCATTGATCAAATCGCGCCGTTATCGGCAGATCATAGAGCGGCCGCTCAACCGTGCCGGAGAGCGTCAAAGGAGCCTTAAGCTCCAGCTGTTCAAGTGATGTTCCCGCCAGCCCTAACTCACCAAGAGAAACACTCAAAGCGCCAGAGGCAGCAACCTCCTCCGCGTTATAGCTTCCATTGCCCGTCACATTTACCGCCCCGGTAAGGGATGTGACCCAGCCAGCTAAACTAGGTGGCATGATTGGAGAACCAGGGCCGAACCACGTCTGGTCCACGGTGATCAGCTGTTCTGCTATCTCCACATCAATCTGGATCGGTGCTGGCTTGATCTTCGCGGCTGCCCTTAAAGCGGGCGCACCGAACAAATCGACGGCTCTCGCTTCAATCTCTGCCTCATACGGACCGGCTAGCGGTCCCCCACCCTGCCATTGATAGCCAATGTTTAAGGGAGTGACAGGGACTAGGGATAAGGCGGCGATACCAGCCAAATCGCTCTCAACCTCTCCCGACTTAACCGCGATCTCACCGCTGCTGGACACCCGTTGGATGGGTCCAACGCCCAACACATGGTTGAGATCAGACACCAGGGTGACATCGCCATTAAAGCCGATGGTGCCAGTCAGATTGCCATCGGATGTCACTATGGGTTCAGCACCATCTGTTAGGCTTAGGCTTGAGCTCAGCTCTGCACCCGTAAAGCTCAGGGATTGGGATGAACAACACACCAGTTCGGGCAACTGCGCTTCCATGTTGGTAAAGAAGCTGGGCATCGCGGCATTAACCGCCATAACAATTGGCTGCTCTAAGGGCCCGGTTTTAAGATTGTTCTCGCTAAACTCTATCGTTGGCAGGTGCTCAAAACGGCCGTTGAACTCACCGCCATTTAAGGCCTGAATGCGCCCACTGAGGTTGAGCGTATCTTCGAGCACCAGCGTCAACTTCTGATTGGCATAACCAAACTGACCCGCGGCCTCGATGCTGGCAGACTGGACCATTCCGGACCAACCAAGCCCGTCACCTTCTACCTGAAAACGGCCGGATAGGTTGTCAGTCGCGTTACCGATCACCGCACCGCTAACGCCGATGCTTGCCGTGGGCTCTAGCAGCAGCCTGGGATCTAGCGTGAATAGCCACTCGCCCTGCGCCCCAAGGTTGAACTCGACTGTTAAGCCATCATTCAGCAAGGCGGAGGCATCGAGCGCCACGGCATCATTAGGATGTGACACCGTCATCAGGGCGCCAGCCCCAAACCCATCCCGCATGTCGAGCGCGATTGCTAGATCTTCAAGAATGGGCTGGTCTTCACCGATCAACTTTAGCGCAACGGAAGTCGCCTTAGCCTGGCCATGACTGTCCAGCCAGACGCCCTGGGGAATGGTGAGGTCAATCTCAACGCCCTCAGCGTCGACTGCGAAGCTGGGGGAAACGGCATGTTCCAACCGTGGTAATAGCGCGGTGACACTGACGGTGGCATTGCCCTGCCACTCAATCTGGGCAGAGCCAGGGACATCTGTGCCGGACACGCTATCGAGGCTAAGCTCGAGCGCCCCGCCCTGCCCCCTAACAAGTTCACCAGACAAACGACCAGATGATGCATCGGCGAGACCTACGCTTAGGTCACGCAGGGTAAGACCGCCGATTGGCAAGATACCCGGGGTTGGGATGGGCAACTCTGGCAGCAACTGCAGCGGGTTTGTAAGATCTATCCCGGTCGGCTCGAACGGATCGGCCGGCTCCACCCTATCGACCGGGGCCTGCATAACGCGCCCACCGGTAATCTGTATCCTGACATCTGTAAGCTCCGGCGCCTTAAGGGACATAGGGTGCAGGATATCAATCCGTGCCTCTTTGATGGACCAACCCAGACTTGTTTCCAAGCTGACATCATGCAGCCTGGTTGCCCCCAGATCGGTCTGGATATCGCCCAAGGACAACACCCAGCCATCTGGCAGAAAGCCCGGGGCAACCGCCCGGATCAGATGCGGACCAGACCAAGGCCAGGACAGCAGGAAGCCCGCCACGAACAGGCCGAGGAATAGCAGCAGCTTTGATAACGGCCCGATGCGACGCCTTACGCCAGGAACCGGGCTTGGCGTCGGTGCCTCACTCGACATCGTCGGTCAGGGTCACCAGGCTCGTGTTACCGCCAGCAGCAGTGGTGTTCACGCTGACATGACGTTCGGTCACAAAGCGATGCAGGTAATGGGGGCCACCCGCCTTGGGCCCCGTACCCGATAGCCCCATCCCACCGAAGGGCTGAACCCCGACAATCGCACCGATAGTATTCCGGTTGATATAGGCGTTGCCGGCATTGATCCGCCGACAAATCGACCGAGCGAAACTGTCGATGCGGCTATGGACCCCGAAGGTCAGGCCGTAACCGGTGCTGTTGATCGCCTCGACCACCTTACCCAGCGACCCTCGCTCATACCGGATCACGTGGAGAATGGGGCCGAAGACCTCGCGCTTAAGGCGGCTAAGCCGGTCAATCTCAAACGCAGTTGGGGCAACATAGGTACCGTGTTCGGTTAGCTCTTCACTGATTGGCGTGGTGCCAAGCAACGTGCCCTCCCGTTTCATCCGGTCGATATGGGCCTCCAGCATCTGCTTGGCATCGGCATCGATCACGGGGCCCACATCGGTGGTCAGCTCCATGGGGTCACCAACCCGCAGCTCTTGCATCGCGCCGACCAGCATTTCAATCGTGTGATCAGCCACATCGGATTGAACAAACATTACACGGGTCGCCGAGCAGCGCTGCCCGGCGGAGCGGAAAGCCCCCATGATGACATCGTCAACGACCTGTTCCGTCAGCGCGGTACTATCGACAATCATCGCATTCTGACCGCCTGTCTCGGCAATCAGTGGCACGATGGGCCCCTCACGCTGGGCCAGGGAAAGATTGATCGCACGGGCCGTTTCAGTGGAGCCAGTAAAGGCAACACCCGCAATCCGTGGATCATTAACCAGGGGCACCCCAATCTCACCGCCCGTGCCGGGCAACAGATTGATTACCCCCTCTGGTATCCCTGCCTCTTGCATCAACCGAACGGTTTCACCGGCCATCAGCGAGGTTTGTTCAGCCGGTTTGGCGATGACGCAATTGCCGGTCACCAAGGCGGCAACCACCTGCCCCGTGAAGATCGCCAATGGGAAGTTCCAGGGGCTAATACAGACGAACACACCTCGCCCTTCGATATGGAGGCGGTTCTGCTCACCCGTTGGGCCCGGCATCGTGCTTGGCTCGCCCTGGAGGGCCTCAGCTTGCAGCGCGTAGTAACGGCAGAAATCGACAGCTTCCCGAACCTCGGCGATGCCATCGTCAAAGGTCTTGCCCGCCTCAGCAGAGCAAAGGCCGATCAATGTCGCCATATTGTCTTCAAGCAGATCGGCAAACCGGCGCAGGCAATCCGCACGCTCGGTAACCGGCTTATCCCGCCAATCGGGAAATGCCTCCAACGCTGCCGTGATGGTTTTCTCAACCTGCGCCTCATCGGCATATGTCTTCTGACCAATCGTACGGCGTAGGTCGGATGGTTCGGCCACTGGTGCCTCTGCCCCGCCGCCGCTGACGCCCAAGGCAACGGGTTTCACCTGCCATTGCCGTTCCAACACCGCCTTTGCGTTGCGTTGCAGGCGGGCACTGACCAGGGGATCATCAAGCTCCATCCCCTTGGCGTTCGGTCGGTTATCACCATAAAGATTGGGTGGCAGCGGGATCTTTGCATGTGGT
Protein-coding regions in this window:
- a CDS encoding LPS-assembly protein LptD; amino-acid sequence: MASLQGETPNQHRLSSSLRALTPFHAANGGRNRLASLLLFTALVAAPNIASAQQQRSLSADDQETPIFFTADELIFERNERLVIARGNVEIIRDDRVLTADEVSFDRDENLAIANGNVTLTQEDGNVLFADQFEVTGDLREGFAERLRVLLDDDSRLAAVSGERVEGNVTVLNRAVYSPCHLCEDDPEAPPLWQIKADRVVHDETAKDVIYRDATVEFFGVPVFYTPYFAHADPTVFQRTGLLSITGGSDSDLGTFASGEYYVAIDRSTDVTLNTTITTDQGALLGAEFRKRWSFGDLYLDGSISDSDREEGVGAARREIDDDFRGHLFGTSRFDLTENWRAGMDLQLTSDDSYRREFNISSEDILENRLYAENFHRRNYAAIEAFYFEDIRQNIPEDEPIVAPQAEWSLIGDPNGLMGGRWAMDFGLRTITRADGPDNTRISGEAGWQRRFISNTGLVADLDLSLRSDMFFSNDLLSDPTASANEDNETDGRILPQASLMIGYPMVREAWGFTQTIEPMAAVIASPDIDDDQTDIPNEDSTTVEFDFSNLFRDNRFPGDDRLESGTRVIYGAKFSAQNQNGQGQLFLGQSHRFNNESILPEDSGLEDRTSDIVGGLRVAAPGYADVNYLFRFDDNDFGAGRHEVTFAAGQPIMRVAGSYLFTEGIEGTDTEDDRQQLFLSARSRMNDNWSAGAFHRRDLGDESGSLQTGFQLTYQDECFLFSVQASRDFTQRDGIEEGDTIFFRFALKNLGEFVTPSFGLDFLRDDP
- a CDS encoding SLC13 family permease, whose protein sequence is MVVVILLLVMGAFAWEKYPLELVALTTIALLLVLYQVFPVPGPDGQNQLDATTLLSGFANPSLVAVIALLIIGQGLVQTNALTPAVRLMEGTARNAPVLGIIIALLAVLTISGMLNNTPLVIIFIPIMQTLAVEARRPLGEVMMPLSYAAILGGMTTVVGSSTNLLVSSALTDLGFEPLGFFEFFWPGITLAAVGFVYVLLILPRLLPDRGTLLAEFAGSGKQFIAELTVPEESALIGTKVSGGKLEKLPNINLRQVHRGMVMIGAPFESYEVKAGDILIVAATRAALSELLSGNAGGLLMPESPATVHDEVSVQVTEDAVDDEATASDTSEKLKRMGPERILAEVMIAPASRLADRTIDQLTSNERFGGVVLGVQRRARMVRGRLSETRLQAGDVLLIMGNRELMKSLEPNPDLLVLARSLRDMPIPGRAPHAISVFIATVALTALEILPIAVAAIVGVTAMIALGCLNVRQAVRSIDRKIVLLVAASLALGAAMQFTGAAEFLARKFFILSGEPGPAMTASLLFLIVAIATNLLSNNACAVLFTPIAVSLAQSLGIPPITFAITVVLAANCSFASPIGYQTNLLVMGPGNYRFIDYARGGAPLVVLLWLVYSMMTPMLIPAVAP
- a CDS encoding YdbL family protein produces the protein MLNRVFSRRAAFTAIAAGLMAATAVSGPALAQQLSLDVARSQGLVGELPNGLIGAIVNDPAVIQLVQKINVDRLAAYQNISRVEQTPLSQVQAIAGRKIYENVPRGTFVQAQDGSWVKK
- a CDS encoding YnbE family lipoprotein; this translates as MRLPSPTVWWNVFNSASRLGLGLVLVVVVAACQPTVRVEAPDEPIEINLNVKIEQEVRVRIEREVDDLFEQNPDIF
- a CDS encoding YdbH domain-containing protein is translated as MSSEAPTPSPVPGVRRRIGPLSKLLLFLGLFVAGFLLSWPWSGPHLIRAVAPGFLPDGWVLSLGDIQTDLGATRLHDVSLETSLGWSIKEARIDILHPMSLKAPELTDVRIQITGGRVMQAPVDRVEPADPFEPTGIDLTNPLQLLPELPIPTPGILPIGGLTLRDLSVGLADASSGRLSGELVRGQGGALELSLDSVSGTDVPGSAQIEWQGNATVSVTALLPRLEHAVSPSFAVDAEGVEIDLTIPQGVWLDSHGQAKATSVALKLIGEDQPILEDLAIALDMRDGFGAGALMTVSHPNDAVALDASALLNDGLTVEFNLGAQGEWLFTLDPRLLLEPTASIGVSGAVIGNATDNLSGRFQVEGDGLGWSGMVQSASIEAAGQFGYANQKLTLVLEDTLNLSGRIQALNGGEFNGRFEHLPTIEFSENNLKTGPLEQPIVMAVNAAMPSFFTNMEAQLPELVCCSSQSLSFTGAELSSSLSLTDGAEPIVTSDGNLTGTIGFNGDVTLVSDLNHVLGVGPIQRVSSSGEIAVKSGEVESDLAGIAALSLVPVTPLNIGYQWQGGGPLAGPYEAEIEARAVDLFGAPALRAAAKIKPAPIQIDVEIAEQLITVDQTWFGPGSPIMPPSLAGWVTSLTGAVNVTGNGSYNAEEVAASGALSVSLGELGLAGTSLEQLELKAPLTLSGTVERPLYDLPITARFDQWQLGEGIVASDFSLQGKLEPSRFRFDGADFDLFGGRILIEPLDYRLDFNDQIETTLRVDGLNLDKAEQVLGTDSTSLQGQLTGDVIIQSGENGITLREGAFNSSNGILSYKSDVPLGATAEQAALAFDVLENFHYDSLDVALEGALGGEQMANLRLAGRNPDIYDGYPINLNINLSGTLDAIARRSLDALAIPDRLVERLQQR
- the putA gene encoding bifunctional proline dehydrogenase/L-glutamate gamma-semialdehyde dehydrogenase PutA, encoding MSEAINSQTESRANLAADLEKARLAMRKSYRLGEEDQVRRILAGLDPVRSAQAGINARAHGLVEGMRAADDGGDPLEDFMNTYDLSTREGVALMCLAEALLRIPDADTANKLIKDKLGEGEWRKAAEEADGLFANASTWALMLSGKVLRADTDDSDAGSIFDRMVARMGQPVIRQAMLQAMRIMGRQFVMGRTLEEALDRAQPAERIGTRHSYDMLGEAARTAKDAERYFDAYEQALNTLAQHRTVAAADGQSVSVAPGISVKLSALHPRYSILQADRAVPVLVERLKKLALAAKAANIGLCVDAEEARRLDVSLDIIEQVYSDPELEGWEGFGLAIQAYQKRAVDLVDWLIALAEQHGRRMMVRLVKGAYWDSEIKWSQEGGFDEYPVFTRKHHTDLSYLACAAKMLDRRDVLFPQFATHNAHTVAAILELADQAPFDGQERSFEFQRLHGMGEELYAELARANRPMPACRVYAPVGSHEDLLPYLVRRLLENGANTSFVNRLQDAKLPISDVIRDPLPLAEQSGGAPHAKIPLPPNLYGDNRPNAKGMELDDPLVSARLQRNAKAVLERQWQVKPVALGVSGGGAEAPVAEPSDLRRTIGQKTYADEAQVEKTITAALEAFPDWRDKPVTERADCLRRFADLLEDNMATLIGLCSAEAGKTFDDGIAEVREAVDFCRYYALQAEALQGEPSTMPGPTGEQNRLHIEGRGVFVCISPWNFPLAIFTGQVVAALVTGNCVIAKPAEQTSLMAGETVRLMQEAGIPEGVINLLPGTGGEIGVPLVNDPRIAGVAFTGSTETARAINLSLAQREGPIVPLIAETGGQNAMIVDSTALTEQVVDDVIMGAFRSAGQRCSATRVMFVQSDVADHTIEMLVGAMQELRVGDPMELTTDVGPVIDADAKQMLEAHIDRMKREGTLLGTTPISEELTEHGTYVAPTAFEIDRLSRLKREVFGPILHVIRYERGSLGKVVEAINSTGYGLTFGVHSRIDSFARSICRRINAGNAYINRNTIGAIVGVQPFGGMGLSGTGPKAGGPHYLHRFVTERHVSVNTTAAGGNTSLVTLTDDVE